In Brachypodium distachyon strain Bd21 chromosome 2, Brachypodium_distachyon_v3.0, whole genome shotgun sequence, one genomic interval encodes:
- the LOC100845689 gene encoding endo-1,3;1,4-beta-D-glucanase isoform X2: protein MASPQCCANPPTLNPAGGEGKVVDSFGGTRAYVAGAEESKAAVILISDIFGFEAPKLRKIADKVASCGYFVIVPDFLHGEPFAHENADRPFPVWIEAHAPGKAYEEAKPIIAALKEHGMSTVGAAGYCWGAKVVAELAKAHEIQAAVMLHPSFVTIDDIKEVKCPTAILGADIDKMSPPELVKQFKEVLSSNSGIGHFVKIYPRVAHG, encoded by the exons ATGGCGAGTCCGCAGTGCTGCGCGAACCCGCCGACGCTGAACCCCGCCGGCGGAGAGGGCAAGGTCGTCGACAGCTTCGGCGGGACCAGGGCGTACGTCGCCGGCGCTGAAGAGTCCAAGGCCGCCGTCATCCTCATCTCCGACATCTTCG GGTTTGAAGCGCCGAAACTGAG GAAGATAGCCGACAAAGTTGCTTCGTGTGGGTACTTTGTTATTGTACCTGATTTCTTGCATGGGGAACCATTTGCACATGAAAACGCTGATAGACCGTTTCCAGTGTGGATAGAGGCGCATGCCCCG GGAAAAGCATATGAAGAGGCAAAACCAATTATTGCTGCTCTAAAGGAACACGGGATGTCTACTGTTGGGGCTGCAGGTTATTGTTGGGGTG CAAAGGTTGTTGCAGAGTTGGCAAAAGCTCATGAGATCCAGGCAGCTGTTATGTTGCACCCTTCTTTTGTTACAATTGATGATATAAAAG AGGTGAAATGCCCCACCGCTATTCTTGGGGCGGACATTGACAAAATGTCCCCACCAGAATTGGTCAAGCAGTTCAAGGAGGTTCTATCATCTAACTCAGGG
- the LOC100845689 gene encoding endo-1,3;1,4-beta-D-glucanase isoform X4 — protein MASPQCCANPPTLNPAGGEGKVVDSFGGTRAYVAGAEESKAAVILISDIFGFEAPKLRKIADKVASCGYFVIVPDFLHGEPFAHENADRPFPVWIEAHAPGKAYEEAKPIIAALKEHGMSTVGAAGYCWGAKVVAELAKAHEIQAAVMLHPSFVTIDDIKEVKCPTAILGADIDKMSPPELVKQFKEVLSSNSGGIYDGL, from the exons ATGGCGAGTCCGCAGTGCTGCGCGAACCCGCCGACGCTGAACCCCGCCGGCGGAGAGGGCAAGGTCGTCGACAGCTTCGGCGGGACCAGGGCGTACGTCGCCGGCGCTGAAGAGTCCAAGGCCGCCGTCATCCTCATCTCCGACATCTTCG GGTTTGAAGCGCCGAAACTGAG GAAGATAGCCGACAAAGTTGCTTCGTGTGGGTACTTTGTTATTGTACCTGATTTCTTGCATGGGGAACCATTTGCACATGAAAACGCTGATAGACCGTTTCCAGTGTGGATAGAGGCGCATGCCCCG GGAAAAGCATATGAAGAGGCAAAACCAATTATTGCTGCTCTAAAGGAACACGGGATGTCTACTGTTGGGGCTGCAGGTTATTGTTGGGGTG CAAAGGTTGTTGCAGAGTTGGCAAAAGCTCATGAGATCCAGGCAGCTGTTATGTTGCACCCTTCTTTTGTTACAATTGATGATATAAAAG AGGTGAAATGCCCCACCGCTATTCTTGGGGCGGACATTGACAAAATGTCCCCACCAGAATTGGTCAAGCAGTTCAAGGAGGTTCTATCATCTAACTCAGGG GGCATATACGACGGTTTATGA
- the LOC100845689 gene encoding endo-1,3;1,4-beta-D-glucanase isoform X5: MASPQCCANPPTLNPAGGEGKVVDSFGGTRAYVAGAEESKAAVILISDIFGFEAPKLRKIADKVASCGYFVIVPDFLHGEPFAHENADRPFPVWIEAHAPGKAYEEAKPIIAALKEHGMSTVGAAGYCWGAKVVAELAKAHEIQAAVMLHPSFVTIDDIKEVKCPTAILGADIDKMSPPELVKQFKEVLSSNSGTGP; encoded by the exons ATGGCGAGTCCGCAGTGCTGCGCGAACCCGCCGACGCTGAACCCCGCCGGCGGAGAGGGCAAGGTCGTCGACAGCTTCGGCGGGACCAGGGCGTACGTCGCCGGCGCTGAAGAGTCCAAGGCCGCCGTCATCCTCATCTCCGACATCTTCG GGTTTGAAGCGCCGAAACTGAG GAAGATAGCCGACAAAGTTGCTTCGTGTGGGTACTTTGTTATTGTACCTGATTTCTTGCATGGGGAACCATTTGCACATGAAAACGCTGATAGACCGTTTCCAGTGTGGATAGAGGCGCATGCCCCG GGAAAAGCATATGAAGAGGCAAAACCAATTATTGCTGCTCTAAAGGAACACGGGATGTCTACTGTTGGGGCTGCAGGTTATTGTTGGGGTG CAAAGGTTGTTGCAGAGTTGGCAAAAGCTCATGAGATCCAGGCAGCTGTTATGTTGCACCCTTCTTTTGTTACAATTGATGATATAAAAG AGGTGAAATGCCCCACCGCTATTCTTGGGGCGGACATTGACAAAATGTCCCCACCAGAATTGGTCAAGCAGTTCAAGGAGGTTCTATCATCTAACTCAGGG ACTGGTCCCTGA
- the LOC100845689 gene encoding endo-1,3;1,4-beta-D-glucanase isoform X3, translating to MASPQCCANPPTLNPAGGEGKVVDSFGGTRAYVAGAEESKAAVILISDIFGFEAPKLRKIADKVASCGYFVIVPDFLHGEPFAHENADRPFPVWIEAHAPGKAYEEAKPIIAALKEHGMSTVGAAGYCWGAKVVAELAKAHEIQAAVMLHPSFVTIDDIKEVKCPTAILGADIDKMSPPELVKQFKEVLSSNSGEESRQTSM from the exons ATGGCGAGTCCGCAGTGCTGCGCGAACCCGCCGACGCTGAACCCCGCCGGCGGAGAGGGCAAGGTCGTCGACAGCTTCGGCGGGACCAGGGCGTACGTCGCCGGCGCTGAAGAGTCCAAGGCCGCCGTCATCCTCATCTCCGACATCTTCG GGTTTGAAGCGCCGAAACTGAG GAAGATAGCCGACAAAGTTGCTTCGTGTGGGTACTTTGTTATTGTACCTGATTTCTTGCATGGGGAACCATTTGCACATGAAAACGCTGATAGACCGTTTCCAGTGTGGATAGAGGCGCATGCCCCG GGAAAAGCATATGAAGAGGCAAAACCAATTATTGCTGCTCTAAAGGAACACGGGATGTCTACTGTTGGGGCTGCAGGTTATTGTTGGGGTG CAAAGGTTGTTGCAGAGTTGGCAAAAGCTCATGAGATCCAGGCAGCTGTTATGTTGCACCCTTCTTTTGTTACAATTGATGATATAAAAG AGGTGAAATGCCCCACCGCTATTCTTGGGGCGGACATTGACAAAATGTCCCCACCAGAATTGGTCAAGCAGTTCAAGGAGGTTCTATCATCTAACTCAGGG
- the LOC100841433 gene encoding probable serine/threonine-protein kinase PBL7, which yields MADVSSASPPSPPAPSPTPFAADEIAAADARLAPWPQSPWPAPLRLDDGRRPNPLFTILPVSALAIGLVLLVAVAVILVMTRRAKPRLAMDATSSVNGDGKPGAPSSSCGSSVLGNPHNARCYAAAAAGCLYGGGRLGPLPLGLSVVQPRRSRGAQVFTYRELERATDGFSEGNVLGRGPCGVVYLGRLGDGTPAAIKRLQLDLRRQGEREFRVEVDLLSRMHSPNLVGLLGYCADQSHRLLVLEFMPNGSLKSHLHPGDGHPQQEPLKTPLDWRTRLGIALDCARALEFLHEHSSPAVIHRDFKCSNVLLDHNYRARVSDFGTAKVGSNKANGQVVTRVLGTTGYLAPEYASTGKLTTKSDVYSYGVVLLELLTGRVPVDTQRPPGQHVLVSWALPRLTNRERLVQMVDPALKGQFIVKDLVQVAAIAAMCIQTKAEYRPLMTDVVQSLIPIVKKSPVMSCSSTPVRPVQHVVYMSPLKRGSAGDMS from the exons ATGGCAGATGTTTCTTCAGCGtcccctccctcgccgccggctcctTCCCCTACCCCGTTCGCCGCGGACGAAATTGCCGCTGCAGACGCGCGTCTGGCGCCTTGGCCGCAATCCCCGTGGCCGGCACCCCTCCGCCTCGACGACGGCCGTCGCCCGAACCCTCTCTTCACCATCCTGCCCGTCTCGGCGCTGGCGATAGGCCTCGTCCTGCTCGTCGCCGTGGCCGTCATCCTGGTAATGACCCGCCGGGCCAAGCCCAGGCTGGCCATGGACGCCACGAGCAGCGTCAACGGCGACGGCAAACCCGGCGCGCCCTCGTCCAGCTGCGGCAGCAGCGTCCTGGGCAACCCCCACAATGCCAGGTgctacgccgccgccgccgccg GGTGTTTgtacggcggcgggaggctGGGCCCGTTGCCGCTGGGGTTATCGGTGGTGCAGCCGCGGAGGAGCCGGGGTGCGCAGGTGTTCACGTACAGGGAGCTGGAGCGCGCCACGGACGGGTTCAGCGAGGGCAACGTGCTGGGCCGTGGGCCGTGCGGCGTGGTCTACCTCGGCCGGCTCGGCGACGGCACCCCGGCCGCCATCAAGCGGCTGCAGCTCGACCTCCGGCGCCAGGGCGAGCGCGAGTTCCGCGTCGAG GTGGATCTCCTGAGCCGGATGCACTCGCCGAACCTGGTGGGGCTGCTGGGCTACTGCGCCGACCAGAGCCACcggctgctggtgctggagtTCATGCCCAACGGCAGCCTCAAGAGCCACCTGCACCCCGGCGACGGCCACCCGCAGCAGGAGCCGCTTAAGACACCGCTGGACTGGCGGACGCGGCTGGGCATCGCGCTGGACTGCGCCAGAGCGCTGGAGTTCCTGCATGAGCACAGCTCCCCGGCCGTGATCCACCGGGACTTCAAATGCAGCAACGTCCTCCTCGACCACAACTACCGCGCCCGCGTCTCCGACTTCGGCACCGCCAAGGTCGGCTCCAACAAGGCCAACGGCCAGGTTGTCACCCGCGTCCTCGGCACCACCGGCTACCTCGCACCAGA GTACGCGTCGACGGGCAAGCTGACCACCAAGTCGGACGTGTACAGCTACGGGGTCGTGCTCCTGGAGCTGCTGACGGGCCGTGTGCCGGTGGACACGCAGCGGCCTCCCGGACAACACGTCCTGGTCTCATGG GCTCTTCCACGGCTCACAAACCGCGAGCGGCTGGTGCAGATGGTGGACCCGGCCCTGAAAGGCCAGTTCATCGTGAAGGATCTCGTTCAG GTTGCTGCCATCGCGGCGATGTGCATCCAGACCAAGGCGGAGTACCGGCCGCTGATGACGGACGTGGTGCAGTCGCTGATACCCATCGTGAAGAAGAGCCCCGTCATGTCTTGCTCCTCCACGCCGGTGAGGCCCGTGCAGCACGTCGTCTACATGAGCCCGCTGAAGCGGGGATCAGCTGGCGACATGTCGTAG